One segment of Leuconostoc lactis DNA contains the following:
- a CDS encoding transposase, whose protein sequence is MTTRNYYSPEQKAAIAALHWDEKQTLSQISRENKISISAVRRWVREYSPAVSDNGEKITKKTVSELEARIAELEQDNQILREAVTLMDKYSREQIKKSNRR, encoded by the coding sequence ATGACTACACGAAATTATTATTCCCCTGAACAGAAGGCAGCTATCGCTGCCCTACATTGGGATGAAAAACAAACATTAAGCCAAATTTCACGTGAAAATAAAATCTCAATAAGCGCCGTTCGGCGCTGGGTCCGTGAGTATTCACCTGCGGTGAGTGACAATGGCGAAAAAATTACCAAGAAAACAGTCTCTGAACTTGAAGCGAGAATTGCCGAACTCGAACAAGATAACCAAATTTTGCGTGAAGCAGTCACTTTAATGGACAAATACTCACGTGAACAGATAAAAAAATCCAACCGACGATGA